The Vicia villosa cultivar HV-30 ecotype Madison, WI linkage group LG1, Vvil1.0, whole genome shotgun sequence genome includes a region encoding these proteins:
- the LOC131622476 gene encoding probable cellulose synthase A catalytic subunit 9 [UDP-forming] isoform X2, giving the protein MLTFEALAETSEFARKWVPFSTKYAIEPRAPEWYFSKKIDYLKDKVQPSFVKDRRAMKVELTAAEVESLRSELVDLEEKEAQLKAHVRQKNQNGSASNGGASNEKKSITSIDDVLIGLVKWLCEQVAIFQ; this is encoded by the exons ATGTTGACATTTGAGGCTCTTGCTGAGACATCAGAATTTGCTAGGAAATGGGTTCCTTTCAGTACGAAATATGCAATTGAACCGCGAGCACCTGAGTGGTACttttcaaagaaaattgactATTTGAAAGATAAGGTGCAACCATCGTTTGTCAAAGATCGTAGAGCAATGAAG GTTGAATTAACGGCTGCAGAAGTAGAGTCTCTTCGATCAGAACTTGTTGATTTAGAAGAGAAGGAGGCTCAGTTAAAAGCTCA TGTCAGGCAAAAAAATCAGAATGGCAGTGCTTCAAATGGAGGAGCATCAAATGAAAAGAAGTCAATTACctctattgatgatgttttgatagGATTGGTAAAATGGCTTTGTGAGCAG GTTGCAATTTTCCAATGA